From a single Oreochromis niloticus isolate F11D_XX linkage group LG4, O_niloticus_UMD_NMBU, whole genome shotgun sequence genomic region:
- the scpep1 gene encoding retinoid-inducible serine carboxypeptidase, producing MGSFRVDFTLCFLLSVVLSKGLPSALASKEAWNYVEVRDGAHMFWWLYYADSVQAQYKDLPLVMWLQGGPGGSGTGFGNFEEIGPLNRDLEPRKTSWVQAANLLFVDNPVGTGFSYTDRPGAYATNVSTVASDMLVLLKHFFSEKPEFQSIAFYIFSESYGGKMAAAISLELTKAIAQGTVKCNFSGVALGDSWISPLDSVMTWGPYLYTTSLLDDYGLADVSKAAEAVKQAVEQGQFLKATELWSVTESAVERNTNGVNFYNILTQSSDEKLTSSAGLDFISLQKHRHIRPLHSQSLSQLMNGPIRKKLGIIPENVTWGGQADEVFTNMAGDFMKPVVDIVDQLLTAGVKVTVYNGQLDLIVDTMGQELWVKQLKWEGIRNFNELKWTPLDDPATPGVTGAFCKTYKNFAFYWILKAGHMIPSDQGPMALQMLKMITQQA from the exons ATGGGTTCCTTCCGAGTAGACTTTACTTTGTGTTTCTTACTCAGCGTTGTGCTGTCCAAAG GGCTCCCCTCTGCTCTGGCGAGCAAAGAAGCCTGGAACTATGTGGAGGTGAGAGACGGGGCCCACATGTTCTGGTGGCTCTATTATGCTGACAGTGTACAAGCCCAGTACAAGGACCTGCCTCTGGTCATGTGGCTGCAG ggtGGCCCAGGAGGATCTGGAACTGGCTTTGGCAACTTTGAGGAAATTGGACCCTTGAACAGAGATCTAGAGCCCAGAAAAACAAGCTGG GTCCAGGCAGCCAATTTGTTATTTGTAGATAACCCTGTGGGCACTGGCTTTAGCTACACAGACAGGCCAGGTGCCTATGCTACCAATGTGTCCACCGTGGCCTCAGACATGCTGGTGCTGCTCAAACACTTTTTCTCAGAAAAGCCTGAGTTCCAG AGCATCGCCTTCTACATTTTCTCTGAGTCATATGGAGGGAAGATGGCAGCTGCTATCTCCTTAGAGCTCACCAAG GCCATAGCCCAAGGGACAGTCAAATGCAACTTTTCTGGTGTGGCACTTGGAGACTCATGGATTTCACCACTGG ACTCTGTTATGACATGGGGACCATATCTCTACACCACT TCCCTCCTGGATGATTACGGCCTGGCAGATGTCAGTAAGGCAGCAGAGGCAGTGAAGCAAGCTGTGGAGCAGGGCCAGTTTCTTAAAGCGACTGAGCTGTGGTCTGTGACTGAGTCTGCTGTAGAGCGG AATACCAATGGAGTCAACTTCTACAACATCCTAACTCAGAGTTCAGATGAGAAGCTGACCTCTTCTGCAGGGCTGGACTTTATCA GTCTGCAGAAACATCGTCACATTCGCCCCCTCCACAGCCAGTCCCTGAGTCAGCTGATGAATGGACCAATAAGGAAGAAGCTGGGTATCATTCCTGAGAATGTCACATGGGGAG GTCAGGCTGATGAGGTCTTCACTAACATGGCAGGAGACTTTATGAAGCCAGTGGTGGACATAGTTGACCAGCTGCTGACTGCTGGAGTTAAAGTCACAGTCTATAATGGACAGCTTGATCTCATCGTGGACACTATGG GTCAGGAGCTGTGGGTGAAGCAGCTAAAGTGGGAGGGGATTCGTAATTTTAACGAGCTTAAGTGGACTCCCCTCGATGATCCTGCCACCCCGGGCGTTACTGGAGCTTTCTGCAAGACTTATAAGAACTTTGCCTTTTATTGGATTCTAAAAGCTGGTCACATG ATTCCTTCTGATCAGGGACCTATGGCCTTGCAGATGCTGAAGATGATCACCCAGCAGGCCTAA